Within the Periplaneta americana isolate PAMFEO1 chromosome 6, P.americana_PAMFEO1_priV1, whole genome shotgun sequence genome, the region TAATAGCACTTTCACCAgaatctttcttttcttctttcacacGTACACCTTCGTTACAGTTACTTTGTCTACACCACTGATCGTCTTCATAATCTGAATTGGATTGGCATTCGATTTTAACTTCATCAGTCAAAGACATGTCAAGTGTATTCAGAGGATCAACTTCATTTTTTACACTCACTTGGTAGTTAATTTCACATTCTTCATTAAGAGATGTGTTGCGTGTACTCAATGGATCGTCATCGCAACTTGAATTCATCTGGCAATTGATTTCGCCTTCATAATTCGAGGATAAGTCATTTGCATTCAGTGGATCATTTTCGCCATCAAAATTAGGCTCGCATTTGATTTGCACATTGTTGTCTGAAGATATGTCATCCTCTGATTTTATGTTTACCTAGAAAAAATGCAGTAATTTGCAATGACAATACATCAAATTGAAACTTTGGTAAGAGAAGATGAAATAATGGCGTATGCACAGTAACAtcgcacaaaatttaaattaaaataaactatatgGCAATGGACTGCATGACAAACAGTACACATCTTTCACTATATGGTGGCAGTCTTTTGTTTGGGAGTAAGTATTGGAGTAACATATGCAGTGTAAATGCAAGCAAAGATAACTTggtaatcattaattaataccCTAGCGGCAGGTACTATGTTGATATATCTTTTCTGCACGTATCAATTATACTTGTAATGTCAAGCTGTGTTGTCACATCTTCGTTCGTTGTAAACCTtatctataattaaaattaataatccgtggtgctacagcccttgaagggcctagaccgaccagccggctgctggcctcacccccacatgccgaagcagaggtggacgatcatccaaccagaatggaggtatcatgtggttagcacgatcatccccccagccgttatagctggtattcgcaaccggatttcgctacctatcgtagctccccaagtgcatcacgatgctgggtgggcaccggtcccatacattggccgaaatttcatgagaaaatttcttctcccatgaggactcgaaccagcgcgcattccgtaatgcgagtcctaggcgggatgccttagaccgcaatgccacggcgcgggacataattaaaattactagCATTTTTATCGCCATCAATCAAATATTAAACAGATTGTAACAAAAAAAGTGGGCATAACTTCAGATTTGGATTCCTCATATGCATAGAAGAAAAAGATGGGTCTGGAAATCCTTGATTTGTGAGTAGAGCTTGCAAGTATAATCGTAATGCACTCCAGTAAGTATGTTTGATGGAAttgtttacatttccttagatgaatttttcaaaatgttcacctcCTGCTGCAGCTTAACATCTAGAGATCCAAACAGATTTGGCCTCCATGCCCACCagaaaaattaatagaaattatgAAAGAGTTTGGAATACCAGTTAAATTGCTAATACTTCCcaaacatacaaaacaaatatttaaaaaatagatatatacagATATCTTACCAATGTTTCACAGCCAGATGAAGGGAACGCTTCTAAATTCTCAACTTTCACCTGCTCATAATGGAATGAATTCGCTGGATGtgtttcattaggcctacttgaatttcttttatttttggagTCTCTGACGATTCCTGAAAGTATGAAGTTCATACAGTTAATTTAAAAACTGCGAGAGATACGATAGGTCATTGTACCGCAAATTTTCACGTAGAATTACGTCTTATATGGTGAGGTCGAAGTGACTGCATCACTTTAAAAGGCTGAGATGGCTCAGCTGTATGGAGCACTGCCTGTGCAAGCACTTTCTTACGGGCTCTCCACTCTCTTGATCTTTCTGCACCAGTCTTTGGAAATTTTTTCGGCTTCTTCCCTTCTCTCGCTTCTTTACATTTCCGGTAGGCTCGCTGCTTTTCTTTTGCTGACATGCCAGTCATTTTGATTTTGTGAcctctgaaaattaatttttctttatatacaatctatttatttattgtaaatccAAATGTTTATCTTTTAAATGACATAGGAATTCATTACTCACGATTTTGTTTTTGGTTTGTTGAACTACCTTCACTT harbors:
- the LOC138701009 gene encoding uncharacterized protein isoform X2 codes for the protein MTGMSAKEKQRAYRKCKEAREGKKPKKFPKTGAERSREWRARIVRDSKNKRNSSRPNETHPANSFHYEQVKVENLEAFPSSGCETLVNIKSEDDISSDNNVQIKCEPNFDGENDPLNANDLSSNYEGEINCQMNSSCDDDPLSTRNTSLNEECEINYQVSVKNEVDPLNTLDMSLTDEVKIECQSNSDYEDDQWCRQSNCNEGVRVKEEKKDSGESAIS
- the LOC138701009 gene encoding uncharacterized protein isoform X1, with product MTGMSAKEKQRAYRKCKEAREGKKPKKFPKTGAERSREWRARKKVLAQAVLHTAEPSQPFKVMQSLRPHHIRRIVRDSKNKRNSSRPNETHPANSFHYEQVKVENLEAFPSSGCETLVNIKSEDDISSDNNVQIKCEPNFDGENDPLNANDLSSNYEGEINCQMNSSCDDDPLSTRNTSLNEECEINYQVSVKNEVDPLNTLDMSLTDEVKIECQSNSDYEDDQWCRQSNCNEGVRVKEEKKDSGESAIS